Within the Rosa rugosa chromosome 2, drRosRugo1.1, whole genome shotgun sequence genome, the region CGTTCAAAAGGTTAAGTGACCTACTATTTATTGTCTTTCTCATGGCTTTATTTGTCCACATCGAACAAGTTTTGAAGGTAATTTCTGACTTTTAATGGTTTGGTTTCAGTAAAACTAGAATCTGCTATGACAGAATACAGATTCAGATTTTATGTAATGACTGTTTTACCATAATTAAGTAATGTAAGACCACCAAAGATGTTTGGCACTGGAGTAACATATTAAGATGTGCATTGTAATTATAAAAGAATGCAACGTACTGTGATGGAACAAGTGGGCTGTAGACTATATTTGGTTCCACAATCTCGCCGATAACTAATATACCTCCACCATTAGCATCTCCCCTCAAGCAGTGGGAGAAGACATTTGGTGCAACTCCTTGTGAAGCCAATTGAGATATGACAGACATACCCTGTTGGCCAAACCCAAAGATCCCATCAACTGCTCTATCCGACTTTGTCAAGTCTCCTGTCTGCAAGGTGCTACACCTGTTTATACCATCTAAGAGAATGACTTCCAAGACTTGAGAAAAATGTACAAGAGAGATGCTGATTATTTCACTTGGGAAGACTTGTTATAACTCACCCAAAGACAATGGAAGCTGAAGAATTTTGGGTCATAGAACCCTCGAGAATGGTCTGAAGGTGCAACAAGTCCGAAACATAATAGCCTGATGTCCCACTGCCATCTCCATACTGAAATGTGTATGAACACTGGTTATTCTGAGTGGAACAAGCAGAATCTGAGGACTGAGCCCCAAGACTGCATCTTCGATCCGTACAAGAAATGAACTGTGACGTTGATGAACTTCCAGGGTCAAAGGAATTGAGCTGAATCTGTAAGAAACACAAGAAATTACTTCGAAAAAAGTCTTCACAATCTCAAaaagattgaaaacataaaacGAATAAGGAAGTGTGAGTGGTACCGGGAGTCCACTCGTTTCGGGACAACCATTGCAGGAACCGCAACTGACCCACAGAACATCACTTCCAGTATCAATTTGAACATAATAGTCTCTTGGAGGAGATCCCAATTGCAGTTTAGTATAATAAAGCCTAAAAATTGCAAGAAAAATCAGAGTTAGTAAGAGCCCTCCAAAAGTTAAGATGCTAAACACCCATTACTGTTAACAAACTTAAGCATTAGACTGGACAAAAACCAAagcaagcaaagaggaaagcaCAGAGCCAGAAATGAATGAATTGAAAATTTGCACAGAAACCAATAAGGAAAAGAAACAGAAGACATAAGAAACAGAGTAACCAAGCACAGAAGGAAACTTGTAATCAAAGAAACCAATCCCAAAAACCAAATCAGAATTCAATCACATAAACACATGAATCAAACAAAACCCATATCAGAAAAAGTGAGAAAACTACCCGACCCGGAACGGATCGAAGGTTCCCTCGACGGGGAAATCAGCGACGCCGTTTGTGGACTGCAGCATTCGGTCATGCCGGACTCTGTCACGAGCTCTGAGTTGACTCAGCGGCACTCGGTGGTCGGCCGGAAAAGCCCTCTCCAGCACCAGCGTCGACGGAAAGCTACACAGCACCGCCGCCGCCGACATCAGAATTGCACCGGCGATCACAATTCCGGCCGGAAAGCCCATGTCTTTTGGCTCCCAGACCCACAAAGATCAATAATTTAGAAACTAGAACACAAAATTCAAAACTTGTTTCAATCAAATTTCAGAGTTTGGTTTGAATTGGGTTACAAGAAAAACAAGCATTGAAGACAAAGAATTGAGGTAAGTGTTGGAATgaggaggaaagaaaaaaagtgtttcaggtagagagagagagagagagagagagaggtttcaAAAATGCTGTAATGGATTACGTTGGCCACCTCTCTTTTTTCATggtatgattttatttttttttttggtattttaattttgttgcttttacttttttcttcttttgctttgcaAATTGCAAGTGCGAACGAATTTTTTTGACTGGGATGTGAGTGGGATCTGCGTTTGCGTTTCTTTCCTGTTTGGTGAACTACAAAAATAAACCAATCACTTCCTTTTGGTAACAACAACGTGTgcctaatctctctctctcacataatCCCCTCTTCATCTGTTACTGTCATGTTTTCGTACGGAATGAGAGAAATAGTTCCCATGCACAGTTTTTCACTGTGTTTACTACACAAAGTGACAAGGGGTATTGAGAATGGAAATGGACCCAATATCAAAATTCAATACTTGAATAACCGGAAGTATCCGAGGGAGGAAGTAAGTATTATATGAATcaattttttaaagaaaagCATTTTGCTTACCAAAACCTTAGGAATCTAGAATAATTTTAAATCGCCGAGTCATGTTAAGTAAACAGTACCAACAACCAAGTGGTGGGATTTATCTGCATTCTTATTGCAATTTCATATGAGTAGTAAACAATTTAATGTGAATGATTGGTTCCAAGTAATTCTATACCCGATTGAATTTTGTCTTCCAATTCTTAAGCTCCATCATTTCAAACAACTAGAGAAgattcattctcaaaaaaaaacaactagAGAAGATATTTAGCAGAGCTGCCTCTGTCTTTACACGAAGTAGTAGCTCTCAACCAGGTACAGCACATTGTTATTGAGCTTCCCTAATAAGCACGTAACATGACAACTTTACCTCTATTTTCTCTATGAATTAAAGAACCTAAAGGCTTAGCCCCGTCCCGTTTGGAGATCGAATAACCCTTATGGCACGGCTTAGTGATCAGTTTAAGGAAACTAATCATCAGGGCTGGTCCTGAGACTCTAACAGCCTGAAGCGAAGAAATAAAATGTGGCCcctcatgtgtgtgtgtgtgtgtgtgtcgcCAAAACGCAGTACAAAATTTTGTGTAgaattaataacaaaacaaaaatatatgaaTGTTGATTCGTATATAAATTTCTGAAATACAAAAAATAGTTAAAATAATTAATATATAGGCTAGGATTTTTGGTCAAAATCTTTATATGGAGAAGGAAATGAATTAGTTATTtataggaaaaaagaaaaggaaatgaattAATTGTCTATTTTCATATGAAAAAggataagaaaaaaaatcagttttcaTAAGGAAAATATTTTTATATGGAGAAAGAAATGAATTATTGatatgaaaaaggaaaagacaaTTATTAATTGTCTGTTTTTATACGGAgaaggtcaaaaaaaaaaaagtaaaaataaaatacgcATATGAGGTTCGAACTTTGGTTGGTTCAGAAAGAAACCAAGTTGTTGCCGCTGGAGCAACACATCAGTTTGTGTCTATGATAGCACAGAAAATATATACActatatataacatatatacataattaAATTTCTCCGAGGCCCCCGGAAACCGGTGACCTGAGACGGCTGCCTCAGGGCCGGCTCTGCTAATCATAGCCACACGCCCACACCTCATAAGTTTTATAAACAAttttgtaatatttttttgttcttttttcttataACTTTCATACAAAGTGAGACTTGCGGCATGTTTTAAATTATACTTGAAGAAAAAATCAATCTTCAACAGGTTAATACTAGTTGCAAGTAACAAATTTGCATCATCCATAATTGCTTCGTAATGCTTGTTACAAATTGATATTCGTGTTTACTTATTAAAGGTAGCCAGGACACTTCACATGTtgaaagttttgttttttttctttttcaaaacagtgagaaaaaaaattagaaaaattgatAATATAACCACTGCGGGTGTCATTTCTTGAGGTTTCTTGAAAATTTATAtacatacaattttttttcttccttacaTCATTAATTTTACCAAGACGAGATAATCGATGATCCATACTGGTTGTCTATCTATTTATATGAAAAAATTCATGTTTATTTCTAATTGCTACTTCTCCATACCTTAAAGGGAGAGGTTTTCATCCCGAGAATAAGTTCATATGAACACTACTTCGTGATTTAaagaaggattaaattcagtttagtcccttgaactttagggctaaaatcagtttggtccctctttctgaaaatcgaTCTCGATGGTCCCTATACTTTCAAATGACATCACCCGGGTCCAAAATTTGAGTTTGACTCCAAAAGTGACGTCAGCTGCTGACTTGGAGCAGACATAGGGCCCCACTTTTCAGTATTTAACCCTTCAAGAAGGGTAAAATGGACATTCTGCCTTTGAAccttcttcttcaacttcaaTTCGATCAAAACTAGGATCGAATGTGTTAggctcctcctcctttttcaaTTCAATCCCCAGACCCGATCGTCCACCTAATCTAGATCCTCCCCTACACCTTCCTCTGACCACCTCGCCTCCGTTTTTCTTCTAATCACACTCCTTTCTTTTCTCTACACCTGCAATTCCAACCGACCCCCTAATACAGAGCACGACCGCCACCGCCCCACTCCAAACCCTCCTTGACCTCATCAACTCCCAACAAAATCCCATACCCATGATATCAAACTGAGCTCAACCTAGACAAAATCCAATTTTCCAAACTGCTCCCAATCACATACAAAGATTTGGGATTcaatccaaaaccctaaaacaagaATTGAAGCAAATAGGAATGAGAATCAGCTCCAAACAAGAATCTCATACCCATTATATCAATCGGATTCAAATTCTGATTCTTCACCAAACAGCAGATGGAACAAGTGCTCTCCTTCAAATCAGAATCAGCTCCAATTTCTGGGCAAGGTTTCGACTTCGATGCAGGACAGGGCACTTTGGGAGAGGAGCCACTTCATGTCACTGATGGAGGACTCGAGGAGGTTGGACACCTTGCGGAAGTCggcggtggtggtgatggagaagACCTGGTGGAGGACGCTGCTATGCTTGCACTTGCGGACGAGGGTGAGGGCGCGGTCAAGGTTCTTGGCCACGTCGGTGGCGATGCGTCGGACGGGGCGCTGTTAGAGGGAGGGGGAGGCGGCGGATCGGAGCatctgggagagagagagagagcagattggggagagagaggggagatagagagaatatagagaaaaaaaaaattaaaaaaagagagaaaaattagaaatgtccattttgtCCTCATTGTGGGCCCCCATGttggctccaactcagcagctgatgtcatgtttcgagccaaattcaaattttggactcgggtgatgtcatttgagaatatagggaccatcgtaatcgattttcagaaagagtgaccaatctgattttaggcctaaagttcaggggagtaaactgaatttaatcattTAAAGAAATAGCGGATCCTACGGCCTCCCTCAAAGCCAAGCATTCAATTTGCTAAGGTGAGAAAACTGCATATGAGAAAAACTTGGAACAAAGCTGCTATCATGAATTCATGATCATGTAGAATTGCTCCTTTCCTTCCAAATTCTATAATTCTCAAGCCACGTACCATCTAAAATCATTTTCCTAGTATAACATTCAGGAAGCAAAAGATGCACAAGACATGAAATTAGCATCACAAAATCTGGTATTACGTCCCCCCTGATGCggcaaaatataataaataataacatgggcgtggggatgagcctccctgAATGGGTTAAAAccccattattcaaaaaaaaaaaaaacatgaaaaataatatacacACTAGAAAAATTAAGAAGAGTATTTTTAGAAATGTAACATCACCAcatgatttttccttttatgGAATGCTCTGGAATGATCACGTTGGAAATGCATGCATTCTAGAGTACATGTAGTCCAACTGTAAAAGACGTACAATACAAACTTATCTTCTGTTCACCATGCCAATTCAGATCAAACAATTAAACTTGTGAATCCAATCCGAAGAATACATCCCCTGCGAGTTAACCAAGCAATGTGATCTGCAGACTACAAATTTAGGTTTATCTGATCTTAATtagattttggttttgttttttttttattaatttcgaTAAAAGTATGTATGACATTCAAGAAATTGAGTTTCATAGCTGAAGAGTTCAGCTAGTTAATTTGTTGTAGGGTTCTTGTTATTTTAGTTCGGCAAAAGAAAGAAGTAGCAGGAGAAAGATCGAGGACCCCAATGGCCACTAATAATCTCCAAAGAAAACCAAATCTTTCAAGTTCCACTATCTTTTTGGAAATGGCAGATCTTTGTGAGCTTTAGCAGAACCCAATGCACAATTATTTCACATTTTACTTTTGTCAAAGGCGGGGTTTGCCGTTCCCTAATTGATTGACTTATTATTCCCCATGCTTTTTATGAGTGATTCCTTAATAAGCAATCCAAGCTGATTTGATTTGGAAGTTTAATCCAATTTAACTCAAACTGGAATGCCCTAGATGTTTGAGATTCTTTTAGTTAGCATCGGATTGTTGCAAATTAAGAGTTTAGGACCTTGTTTGGTACATGCATCATGCACGGTTGAGATATATGCATGTATGGAGCTTGATAGGAATTTAGAAGCTAAAGTTTACTTGAATCTGTTGGCTAGATGAATGATGACTTAATTGTCCATGTAGTTGTACAAAGCTCAAATTTTAATAGCATTAACCATGTAAGAGGAAACAAATTAAGTTATAGTCAATGCATTGccatattcaatttttatttccaaaacaagacttttttctattttatatttttatttgttttaaactttc harbors:
- the LOC133733176 gene encoding aspartic proteinase 36-like translates to MGFPAGIVIAGAILMSAAAVLCSFPSTLVLERAFPADHRVPLSQLRARDRVRHDRMLQSTNGVADFPVEGTFDPFRVGLYYTKLQLGSPPRDYYVQIDTGSDVLWVSCGSCNGCPETSGLPIQLNSFDPGSSSTSQFISCTDRRCSLGAQSSDSACSTQNNQCSYTFQYGDGSGTSGYYVSDLLHLQTILEGSMTQNSSASIVFGCSTLQTGDLTKSDRAVDGIFGFGQQGMSVISQLASQGVAPNVFSHCLRGDANGGGILVIGEIVEPNIVYSPLVPSQPHYNLNLQSISVNGQALPIDPTVFATSSNRGTIVDSGTTLAYLAAEAYDPFINAITTTVSQSVRPVVSNGNQCYLITSSMNDIFPQVALNFAGGASMILRPQDYLIQQSSVGGAARWCIGLQKIQGSGITILGDLVLKDRIFVYDLGGQRIGWANYDCSLSVNVSATSRTGKSEYVNAGQLSDSTSLHSSRYQLIPVLLILYMLGNFLFL